A segment of the Peptoclostridium acidaminophilum DSM 3953 genome:
TATCTTAATATCCAAACTTGATTGGGATTCATTTGAAACTTCATGGGATTTTGCCTGTCATCCGCTTATAAGTAATGAGAATACTATTGAGAATGCATTCGACAAGTGGACATGTGAGACAGACGAGCGGTTTAATAAAATTAAAGCAAACGAAGAAGAAATTAACCGTCTGTTTATTGAAATTTATGGACTTCAGAATGAACTGACACCGCAAATTGAGGATAAGGATGTAACTGTGTGCCGTGCCAATTTAAGTCGTGAAATTAGAAGCCTTATCAGCTATGCAGTTGGCTGTATGTTGGGGAGATATTCAATAGATGTTGAAGGAATAGCATATGCAGGTGGTGAATGGGATGAGTCTAAATACAATAAGTTTATTCCAGATAAAGATAACTGTATTCCGATAACCGATGAAGAGTACTTTGCTGATGATATCGTAGGTAGATTTATTGAATTTATAAAATGTGTATATGGTAATCTGACTCTTGAAGAAAATTTAAACTTCATAGCAAAAGGTCTTGATAACAGAGGAGATACTTCGAGAGAGATTATTAGAAACTACTTTGTGAAGGACTTTTATAAAGATCATGTAAAAGTTTATCAAAAACGCCCGATTTATTGGCAATATGATAGTGGAAAACAAGATGGATTTAAAGCCTTGGTCTATATGCATCGTTATACTGCAGATACAACCGGTATTGTCCGAGTTGATTATCTTCATAAGATGCAGAAAATATACATGAATGAAATTGATCGTATGAAAGAGATGGCAGAAAATAGCAATAACGCAAGAGAAGTTGCTCAAGCTGAAAAGAGAAGAGAAAAACTTATCAAGCAGTTGAAAGAAACCAAAGAATACGACGAAAAAATTGCTCATATTGCTTTAAGTCGTATCGCAATTGATTTAGATGATGGCGTAAAAGTGAACTATGATAAGGTACAGACGGGTCAAGATGAAAAGAAACTTGATATTCTTGCAAAAATATAATAAAGGTGACGAATTATGCAAAGTGACAATAAACAACAGGATTCAAGTTTAGAACAAGCAGAGAAATTATATGCACATGTTCGAGAACTTGCACAATTTAAATACGATGGTGAGTTACGAAGAGAAGATTCATTAATTCAGCAGTCATCGAATATGCAGACTGCGTTTGCTTTTTCTACAGCGGCGTTGTTTATGATTGCTCCAATTGCCCTGGAATACAGAGGAAATCTTTCAGTACACTTTTTCTTGGCAGCTTTCTCCTCTATTACAGCGTTTCTTTTATTAAGTTTGGCTTTTGCTTCTTTAGCTCAGAAGCGATACGCTCATGAAGCGTTCCCGGATGTTGAAGTGATAGAGAAGGAAATCAGCGACAACTATCAGTCGTTTGTGACAAAAGCACAACAGGATAAGCAATGGGTTAACGTCATTGGTAAGCTTCAGAAGAGCAAGTCCCAAATCAATGATAAAAGAGTAAAGCATATTATGTGGTCAATGAAATCTTTCTCGGCTGCGTTGATATTATCGGTATTTTGGTATGTGGTAACTATATGTAAAATATTATAGAACGTGGAGGATGATTATGTCTGATAACGATAAAAGCAAAGTTGAAGCGGATAATATAAATAAAACAGAGAATATTGGTAACACAAATAGTGGACCCCAGCACAATCCGATGCAGACAGTACAAACAAAGCCATTATCTACTATACTGCAGTATTCAGAAGATCAAGCTAAGAAAACTGAAAGAAAGGATAGTGGTGACTAATGTCACGGATGGTGATGAGATGGCAGAGCTTAACCTAAAACAAATTACAGATAAACTCAATGCTGAGTTTGCGTCTGACATAAGAAAATTGATATTTTGGTATGATGCAAGCGCTGAGTTCAGTTCAGATATAGATGCCATAGAACTTGAAAATGCGCAGGTATTGAAGCAAGAGCGTGATAATCAGTTTAAAATCAAGTATTTCTTGGAGCGTGAAGATACCTCAACTAATTACTTATTATATGCTCCATTTCCGAAACCTGCCCTTAAGGATAATCATCTTGCAGACACGATTCGGTATTCTAAAGAATTTTTCGCGGATCGAGCTTCTTTACTGGCAGTTGACTTAGGGATTGATGAAAAGTACAAACCAGTGCTGCAGCATTATATAAAGTTTTTTGGATCAAAAGAAAGGACTCAAAAGTTTTACGAGCTTGAAATAGAGAACTTTAGCAAAAGCATCATCGAAACGGCCCTGATGGGAGTTCTCTGTAAGACTAAGATTGTATCCTTTGAGGAAATCGTTCGTACAGTAATCACAGATGGTGATTTAGAAGACAACAAGTATCTAGCTGAGTTTAATAAGTTTGACCTACTTCAACCATTTTGGAAGATGTGCGAGGAGACTTTTGGCTATACGGATGTTTCTCCAACCCTAAGTAAAATGGTTTATACACTCTTTGCAACCTATACTTCAAAGGTGATTCGTATAGAACTTCCTCAAGCTTGGAAAAATTATTGCGCCCATAAGTCGGGAAACATTATTGCTTTTCTCGATAGCTTGATGAATAGCTTAATTTACAAAGAGAACTTTGATGCTTTGTCAGATTTGGTTTATAGCACACTGAATGGGGATGCCATTTTTGACAAATTGAATGTCAATGATTACACAGAACTTGAGCTCTTCAAGAAAACAGATGTATTTATTCTTAAGTGGATGATTGATCGACTTGAAGGTGAAGATACTGCAGCTAAATTGAATGGACACTCAATACCTGAACTGTGCAAAATGAGAAGAAAAATGCACTTTGGTCAAATGTACTATCCGCACTATTACATTTTGGAAAATGCGTATCACATTATAATGTCTTCAAGGTTTGAACCTCAAAAATCATCACTCGATATTTGGAAGAGCTATGTTGCAAAAGACTATATAGTTGACCAAAAGTATAGGTATTTCTATTATCATTATGATCAATTGACCAGCAATTCTCCTTATGAGAATGTGAGAGACTTAGTCGAGAATATTTATACCAACCGCTACCTGGATCCGCTGTCAGTCGCATGGAATCGATCTTTTTTAGAGTGCAAAGGAGACACCGGATTAATCAAGCAGCATGAATTCTATAACAAGTTTATCCGGCATGCAAAGGAGCGAATAGTCGTGATTATTTCCGATGCGCTTCGTTTTGAGGTTGGGCAGACATTACTTAAGAAACTCATGTCCGACGAGAAATGTAATGCATCCATGAATATGATGCAGAGCGTTTTGCCATCATATACTAGGTTCGGGATGTCGGCGCTACTTCCACACAAAGAGCTGACAATGAGCGAAGATTTTAAAGTACTTGTTGATGGAAAGATCTGCGATGATCTAAAGACTAGAGAGCAGCTTCTCCAGAGTGCCGTACTAAATAGTCGTACAGTACAGTTCGATGACATCAAAACAATGAAGATCGCAGATCTGAAGGAAATCTTCACTGGACAAGATGTGGTCTATGTATACCACAATCAAATAGATGCCAGAGGGGATAAACTAAATACTGAGAATGAAGTATTTAGTGCTTGTGAAGAGGCCATCAATGAAATCCATACAATGATCAAGAGATTGACCAGTGCAAACAACACACGTTTTATTATTACTGCTGATCATGGATTCATTTATAAACGTGATAAGTTGGCTGAAAGTGATAAGATTGGTGGATTTGATAAAAAAGATGCCTTTGTGGGCAGACGTTATGTTATAGCCAATGAAGCTGTTGCTGCTGAAGGCATAGGTAGTGTGACCTTGGGAGACATATTGGGCAATCATGACGAACGTGTCATTTCAGTTCCTATTGGAAGTGATATTTTCAAAGTAGCTGGAGGCGGACAAAATTTCGTGCATGGTGGATCGTCACTCCAAGAAATGTTGATTCCAGTCATTGACGTGAAGACGAGCAAGGCTCATACAGAAACAAAATCAGTCAGTATTGCACTTGTGAGTTTGATTCACAAAATAACCAACTTGACAACCAATTTAGATTTCATTCAAACAGAAGCCGTTTCTGATGTAAATAAAGAAACAACATACAAGGTGTACTTTATATCTGGTGATAATGAGAAAATATCCAATGATAATATGTACGTGGCTGATAAGAAGGACGAGGATGCGAGTAAGAGAGTTTTCAGACTGAAGTTTACATTTAAGAACAAGAAATACGATAAGTCTCGAAAGTACTATTTGGTTGCCTATGATGAAAAAAATGCTCTTGAAGTCTTAAGGCATGAAGTACAAATGGACTTAGCTTTTGCAGACGACTTCGGATTTAATCTTTAAGAGAGGTAAGTGGATAAATGGAAACATATGAAAAGGATCTGAATGAAAAACTGAATTCTTACTTTGCGGGAAAGATCGTTAGAAAAGATTTGACGAAAATGATAAAAGAAGGTGCCAATGTACCTGTATATGTTCTTGAGTATTTGCTCGGAATGTACTGTGCAACAACAGATGATGAAGCTATAGCAACAGGTATTGATAGCGTTAAACGGATTTTGGCAGAGAACTATGTAAGACCAGATGAAGCTGAAAAGGTAAAGAGTAAAGTTAGAGAGCTTGGAAATTACACCGTTATAGATAAGGTAACTGTTTCATTAAATGAGAAGAAGGATGTTTATGAAGCGGAATTTTCAAATCTCGGAATAAAAGGAATTGCGGTATCTCCAAACTATGTTAAGGAATATGAAAAACTTCTTTGTGGTGGCATTTGGTGCATTGTCAAATTGGAATATTACTTTGATGAGGAAATCAAAGGAGCAAGTCCATTTAACATTACTAGCTTGACGCCTATTCAGATGCCTAATTTAGATTTGGAAGAAATTTTTAATGGTCGTAAAGAGTTTACTTCTGAAGAGTGGATAGATGTTCTTCTTCGCTCCGTTGGAATGGAGCCAACACAGTTTACGGACAAAGTAAAATGGCATCTGCTCGCTCGTATGATTCCTCTAGTTGAAAACAACTACAATGTTTGCGAGCTAGGACCAAGAGGTACTGGTAAGTCTCATATCTATAAAGAAATCTCACCAAACAGTATTCTTGTTTCTGGTGGACAGACAACTGTAGCCAATCTCTTCTACAATATGTCATCGAGACAAATTGGTCTTGTAGGAATGTGGGATACAGTCGCATTTGATGAGGTTGCAGGGATAACTTTCAAAGATAAAGACGGAATTCAGATTATGAAAGACTTCATGGCATCGGGGTCATTTGCTAGAGGGAAAGAAGAGAAACAAGCATCTGCTTCAATGGTTTTTGTCGGAAACATCAATCAGAGTGTTGAAGTACTTTTAAAGACATCTCACTTATTTGATCCGTTCCCCGAGGCTATGGCATATGATTCTGCATTTTTTGACAGGATGCATTATTATATCCCAGGCTGGGAAATACCAAAGATGCGCCCAGAGTTTTTTACCAACGAATATGGGTTCATTACTGATTATATATCTGAGTTCATGAGAGAAATGCGAAAACGTTCATTCTCTGATTCGGTTGATAAATACTTTAAGCTTGGTAATAACCTAAATCAAAGAGATGTAATAGCAGTAAGAAAAACAGTATCCGGATTAATGAAACTTCTGTACCCTAATGGGGAGTTTACAAAAGATGATGTGGAAACTGTATTAAGATATGCCCTTGAAGGTCGCCGTCGTGTTAAAGAGCAACTTAAAAAAATTGGCGGCATGGAATTCTATGATGTGCATTTCTCATACATTGATAACGAGTCAATGGAAGAAAAGTTTGTATCGGTTCCTGAACAAGGTGGAAGCAAGCTTATTCCAGAAGGAATGGGAAAAGCGGGTCATGTCTACACCGTAGGTCACGGAGACTCAGGTATGCTTGGGGTATACAAAATTGAAACTGAAGTTGTAAGTGGTTCAGGTAAATTTGAGAAGACAGGTCTTGGTGGTGGCAGAGATGTCAAAGAAAGCATCACGACATCATTTAATTACTTCAAGGCTAACAAGAAGAATATCTCCGGTACAATCTCAGTTGAAAATAGTGATTTTTTAATGCATGTTCAAGATTGTCAAGGTGTTGGTATGACAGACGAACTGTCACTAGCAGCATTTGTTGGATTATGCTCAGGAGCACTTAAAAAGCCGGTTCAGAGCCAGATGGTGATACTGGGGAGTATGAGTATTGGTGGGACAATAAATAAGGTTGAAGAGCTCGCCAATACCCTACAAGCATGCTTTGATGCTGGTGGAAAACGAATCTTGCTGCCAATGTCATCTGCAGTAGATATTGGAACCGTTCCTCCTGAGCTTTTCTCAAAGTTTCAAATTAGTTTTTACAATAGCCCAGAAGACGCTGTTTTTAAAGCTTTGGGAGTGGAATAAGGGGGCAGCATGGATTTTAAATTGACAAGTACAGAAGAAAAAATATTAGCATATCTCAGATCCAAAGAGATAAACACTGGTTATAGTGATGTAGATAGTAATGAAATCTCGAACTTTTTGGAAGCTTCACGTAGCAGTACTTCAAAATACTTAAGTTCTCTTAGAGATAAAAAATTATTAATTGCCAAACAAGAAGGAAAGAGGACGAAGTACTTAATTACTTCAGAAGGCCGCAATTATCTGGAAGTCTTTTCAATAACTCTAATACCGGCAAGACCAGCTAGTTATTGTCAACGGTTAATACGAAAAAATATTTGATTTGTTGCTGTCCTAAAAAAGGGTAACCTAAATAAACGTAAATCCATTGGATTTTCGAACAAGTGGTAGTTATGCATATGTCGGACGTGTATTTATGCAGCCATCTGAGTTGGTCTTTTATATTGCTTGCAATGCTCCTGAGGTGAACGGAGCTCAAAACCCTTTTCATCACGAAGGACTGCAAATATGATGTTACAAATTTTGTGCATGATAGCACCAAGAGCAACCATCTTAGGTTTCTGAGCGGCTTTTTTCATGTAGTAATCGCAAAGATACGGATTGATTGCTTCACCATCTCGTTTCCTGCGGATAGAAGCCAATGCAACAGCGAAAATAGCGCGTCTGGCAATTCTGGAGCCACGTTTGGACATATGGACATCAGTGCCGTTGAAGTTGCCGGACTGGTTTACCTCAGGATCCAGGCCAAAGAAGGCAAAAAGCTGTTTAGGACTCCTAAAGGTTGAGAAATCGCCAATCTCACACATGATGGTTACAGCAGAAAGAAATCCAACGCCTTTGATGGAGTTAAGCCATGAAATCTGTTTGACAAATTCCTCATTCTTATTGAAGGCAACCAATTGCTGGATACGCTCCATAATGGAGTTAATGGCACAAGCCAATCGTTCAATCAGATCAAGCGTCAGTGAAATATTGAAGTAGACACTTTCAATCTGGCAGCCAAAGGATTTAGCAGCTAGCGCGGCCTGATAAAGCTTTTCATAACGATCAGTAGCTTTGGAGATACCTTTTCTTGAAGCTTTTGAGATTTTAGAAATCATGGTTTTTTTATGGCCGCGAAGTATTTTATCCGGAGTACCATACTGGCGAAGAATCATGGTGGATGTGGTGCCGGTAATATCGTTGAAAATACCAATGTACTGTGGAAACACAGTATGCAGATAGCCCTTTAGCCTGTTGATATGAGCAGATTTTTCATCCGTAAGGTCATAGTATTTTCGAGTGAGGGTGCGAAGCTCAAGAACGAGCTTTGCTGGAAACTGAGAAACCGGCAAATCATGAGAAAGACCAAGTTTGGCAATACCGAGAGAATCGATTTTATCATTTTTCACTTTTCTAATGCTTGCATTTTTCACAGAATGTGTGATAATAGGATTGATTATGGACACGTCAAAGCCAGAATCAACCAAGAAGCAGAAGAGTGGGAAATGATAAATCCCTGTGGATTCCAGAAATATTCGACATTTCATGGAATACAGCTCTTCTGCTTTTTTTAGTGCAGAAACAGCCTTTTCCAAGGAATTCGAGTTGTTATGTGTGATCTTAAAAGGTTTTTGGATTGCAGTCCCGCTCTGGTCGACGATGGACATCCAGCTGAAGGCTGAACCGACATCGATACCAGCGGACAGATAATTACGGTTATTCATAGTAAACTCCTTCCGATAGGGTTCCATAAACAACAATGAATACACAACCTGGCATGTGATACGGGTATAGCTTAAGGGCTCCCAACCAGCCTAAAACATAAATTTTCATTGAATGGAATGACTGTCTTAGTTACGGGTATCGTTGAACGAGAGTCAACTCCCTAGGAGGTGAACGTCCTTTTCCCTATCCAATGGAAAATGATACCTTATGTAGCAGACAAAGTCTAGGAGTAAGTAACTATACAAAAATCTTGAAACTTTAAACACGTATCAATGGTTGGATGACATATCCGAGGAGAACCCTCTTACCAACCTTGATATAGATTAGAAATGATGTAGAAGACTACTATTTGTCTATGACTGCATCATACCAGTGAGGTGAAATCATTTTCTTTTGAGGAGTACAAAGAAGCAAGAGAAACACTTGATGAAATTGCCGAAATGAAAAAACAAATTGAAGCTTTAAAAAAAGATTATGAGGATAAGTTTTTAGAAATGGAAAGCAACATTAATGGCAAAATCAGTTCGTTCTATGGAAGAATAGGAGAAATTTTAACGTTAATAATCACTGCTGTTGCAATGATAGTGTTTAATATTCAATTGATTGGTTCGGTTAAAATCAATTTTGATGAACCACTAAAAGCCGCTCAAACAATACTTGCAATTGACTTGCCTTACATTGTTCTGTTTTCGATTTTGTTATTAGTATTTCACATAATAATTGGAAAAGATGAAAAAAGAACCATCAGAGCCATAGATGTTAAAAATGTGATACTAAAAAGTATACCTATAGTGATAATTATAGTTGCGTGTCTTGTTTTTATTGCCTAAGGAGGGGTTTATATGAATTTACATCAATATGCTGTTTATATTGAACAGAGAGTGCGAAGCTTAATTGGTAAAGGTACTGAAAGATACGCTCTTGGCGGAATCGTAAATTCTGACTTTATCGAATATGGTGGAATGGTAACAGCAATTTGTGCTGGGTTGGTGAAACACTATCAAGGAGAAAACGTTGAGAGTATCGATAAATTTCTAGAAGAAATATCGGAGTATAACGGAGTTAGATTCATCGATCTTGGCGAAAGTAAAATCGTTGAAGTGTGTGATAAATTAAAAAAACTAACTGAAAATTTTTAACTATATATTGAAAATTATTAATCTGAGCTAATGAACTGAATTAGTATTTGTTAAAGACCAGCTAATAAAAGTCAATAAATCTGATTGATTTTCTTTAGAAATTTTCAATCTTAAAAAAGAGTATGAGAAACCAAGCCATTGAAAAATCCGAACAATGACCTTGGAGAAGCTACATTTTAGCAATTTTTAAGCAACATGTTTTGGTGCAGTTTGAAGCTTGTTGTTTCTCCATGCTTGGTGCTCCTGCGGGCTTCTAAATTCAAACGGTTTTAAGTCACGAAGAACCGCAAAAATGTAGTGGAGCAACTTATGCATAACGGCTATAAGGGCCACCTTTTTCTTCTTGCTGACACATTTTTTCAAATAGTAGTCGCGAAGAATCGGATTTATGGAATCGCCGTTTCTGGTGGTTCTTATTGAGGACAGAGCCATTGTGAAGAGAACTCTTCTGCCAATGCGGGTGCCTCGTTTAGAAATCCTGTTGCGGTCGCCAGTGAACTTGCCCGACTGATTGACTGATGGATCTATGCCAAAGAAAGCTGTAAAGGCCTTTGGAGACTTGAATAGGCTGAAATCGTTGATTTCCGCGATCAGAGTGACCGCACTGATAAAGCCTACGCCAGGCATTTGATCCAAAAGCTCGATGTGCTTTCGAGCGGTGTCAGGAAAGTCGCTTGAGTCGATGATAGTGTGCAACTGTGATTCTATAGCATTAAGACACTTTTTAAAGCTGTCGATTCCATCAAGATGGAATCTTATTTTGGAGTCAAGCAGAGCGAATTCATTTGGCATACTCAAAGAAAGCTGTGCTGTTTCAAGAAGTTGCAGAGCTTTTTTGGCTGACCACTTCTCGCCTTTTCTGCCGCTTTTGGAAATGAGCTCAAGCAACTGCTGAGGGTCTGCATTTAGAACATCCTTAGGCGAAGGATAAGCGCTTAAAACAGCCAACGCGGTCTTTCCAAAAGGATTGGAAAACACATCAAGAAAGCCCGGGAACAGCAAGTAAAGATCCGTGCAGAGCCTGTTTTTCATCTCAGTGAGCATGTCACAGCGGGAGTAATATTCCCTCACCATCATGCGAAGTGCGAGAATTTGAGGCTCGGGCATCATGGAAAACTTTACATCCTGGTATTTTGCAAGCCTTGCGATAGCCTCGGCATCTTTATTATCATTTTTCACTTTTCTAATGTCGAAATTCTTGGTAGAATGGACACATAAAGGGTTTAGGACAAAACCTTTGAGGTCATTCGATCTCAGAAAGAAGAAGAGTGGTAAATGAAAGATACCCGTAGATTCTACGAAGTAGATGGGCTTTCGTTTTAACCGCTCTTCTTCTTTTTTGAGAATCTCGAGCAGCTTGTTAAATCCAGCAGGATTATGGTCAATCCTGAAAGGCTTGCGGATGAGCTCTCCGGAAGGTGCTATCATTGCAACTACAGAAAACTCTGATGAAACATCAATTCCGACAACAAAATCGTTTAAAAATTGGGACAAAGTAACACAACCTTTCTGCTTAGAATGAATCAGAGTATCCACTTTGTTTGAGGACGCCAAACAACCTTGCATTTGAAACGGGTAACACCAGAAGGTGGCCCAACCAGCTAAACATCGAATCGTCCTTGTGGAGTGACACGCTAATTTACGGATAAGACCTCATGATGTGAGGGATCCAGGAGGAACGCACATCTATCTCTCTGACAAGTGAGATTATAGCACGAAGTTTAGTGATTTTCATTCAAGAGTGTCGCTGGTTCATCTGAACAATAAATGTTAAGTTATCAAGGAACATTCGGACGGGTTTTTGAACCCTAACCCTATATTTATCTTACAAGGAGGAAGTTGAATGTCAACAACTGATAATTTTTTCGGACAACAACAGGAAAAGTCAAAAATAAAAACATTAATCGTAACCGATTTCTTCAAAGCTTATTTTCCGATTATTAACAACTCCGTTAGGAAAGACTCAAACGAAATTATTTATTTGGACTTATTTTGCGGCCCGGGAAAATTTGACGATGGTGCAAATTCAACTCCTCTAGCACTACTTGACCTTGTCAACAATTTCCAAAATGATGATATTAGAAATAAACTAAAAGTTGTATTTAATGATGAAAATGAGGACTTTGTAAGTCTTTTAAATAAAAATATATCTGATCATGAAGTAATGAGTCGGTTGAAATATAAACCCACTATTATGAACAAAAGAGCGGGTGAAGTAAATATAAAGCAATATACAGATAGAAAAGTGCCAATATTTTCATTTATTGACCCTTGGGGTTATAAAGATGTATCAGCAAAACACGTTTGGGATTTAGTTAGAAATATTGGTTCTGATTGTGTACTGTTTTTCAATTCTAATAGATGTCTGATGGATATGCCTAAAGAGTCTCAGAACTGCCATTTTAAAATGATTTTCGGTGATCAGCTGCAAAATGTTATGAATGTGGTAAATTCTTCGTCGTATGGTCAGAAACAGAAAACTCAGATGATTGTCGAGCTATTCTCGAGAAACCTATATGAAGTTATGGCTAAAGATAAGTACTCAGGTTATAAGTTATATGTGCTTCCGTTCGGGTTCGAAGCGGATGACAAGGAAAAATTAAGTCATCACATAGTATTTATTACAAAAAGCCATAAAGCAATTTTAGAAATGAAGAAGGTCATGGTAAAGCATAGTAATTTTTATAGTGACCTTTTGGGATTTGACAGCAAAGACCAGTTGCAAATTTCTTTGTTTAATCGTGCAGATTATATTGATTCATCAATTGTCGAGATTATAAAAACTTGCTTTACAAACAGACCAAATTATTTCAAC
Coding sequences within it:
- the tcmP gene encoding three-Cys-motif partner protein TcmP, translating into MSTTDNFFGQQQEKSKIKTLIVTDFFKAYFPIINNSVRKDSNEIIYLDLFCGPGKFDDGANSTPLALLDLVNNFQNDDIRNKLKVVFNDENEDFVSLLNKNISDHEVMSRLKYKPTIMNKRAGEVNIKQYTDRKVPIFSFIDPWGYKDVSAKHVWDLVRNIGSDCVLFFNSNRCLMDMPKESQNCHFKMIFGDQLQNVMNVVNSSSYGQKQKTQMIVELFSRNLYEVMAKDKYSGYKLYVLPFGFEADDKEKLSHHIVFITKSHKAILEMKKVMVKHSNFYSDLLGFDSKDQLQISLFNRADYIDSSIVEIIKTCFTNRPNYFNNTWTVASLLEVLDRYNMEKHYQVTPYTFDELKGTLENMCCKGKITPIIEKGKSARKNITDKREFKIKQELLV
- a CDS encoding transcriptional regulator translates to MDFKLTSTEEKILAYLRSKEINTGYSDVDSNEISNFLEASRSSTSKYLSSLRDKKLLIAKQEGKRTKYLITSEGRNYLEVFSITLIPARPASYCQRLIRKNI
- the brxL gene encoding protease Lon-related BREX system protein BrxL, translated to METYEKDLNEKLNSYFAGKIVRKDLTKMIKEGANVPVYVLEYLLGMYCATTDDEAIATGIDSVKRILAENYVRPDEAEKVKSKVRELGNYTVIDKVTVSLNEKKDVYEAEFSNLGIKGIAVSPNYVKEYEKLLCGGIWCIVKLEYYFDEEIKGASPFNITSLTPIQMPNLDLEEIFNGRKEFTSEEWIDVLLRSVGMEPTQFTDKVKWHLLARMIPLVENNYNVCELGPRGTGKSHIYKEISPNSILVSGGQTTVANLFYNMSSRQIGLVGMWDTVAFDEVAGITFKDKDGIQIMKDFMASGSFARGKEEKQASASMVFVGNINQSVEVLLKTSHLFDPFPEAMAYDSAFFDRMHYYIPGWEIPKMRPEFFTNEYGFITDYISEFMREMRKRSFSDSVDKYFKLGNNLNQRDVIAVRKTVSGLMKLLYPNGEFTKDDVETVLRYALEGRRRVKEQLKKIGGMEFYDVHFSYIDNESMEEKFVSVPEQGGSKLIPEGMGKAGHVYTVGHGDSGMLGVYKIETEVVSGSGKFEKTGLGGGRDVKESITTSFNYFKANKKNISGTISVENSDFLMHVQDCQGVGMTDELSLAAFVGLCSGALKKPVQSQMVILGSMSIGGTINKVEELANTLQACFDAGGKRILLPMSSAVDIGTVPPELFSKFQISFYNSPEDAVFKALGVE
- a CDS encoding IS110 family RNA-guided transposase; the encoded protein is MNNRNYLSAGIDVGSAFSWMSIVDQSGTAIQKPFKITHNNSNSLEKAVSALKKAEELYSMKCRIFLESTGIYHFPLFCFLVDSGFDVSIINPIITHSVKNASIRKVKNDKIDSLGIAKLGLSHDLPVSQFPAKLVLELRTLTRKYYDLTDEKSAHINRLKGYLHTVFPQYIGIFNDITGTTSTMILRQYGTPDKILRGHKKTMISKISKASRKGISKATDRYEKLYQAALAAKSFGCQIESVYFNISLTLDLIERLACAINSIMERIQQLVAFNKNEEFVKQISWLNSIKGVGFLSAVTIMCEIGDFSTFRSPKQLFAFFGLDPEVNQSGNFNGTDVHMSKRGSRIARRAIFAVALASIRRKRDGEAINPYLCDYYMKKAAQKPKMVALGAIMHKICNIIFAVLRDEKGFELRSPQEHCKQYKRPTQMAA
- the pglZ gene encoding BREX-1 system phosphatase PglZ type A, producing MAELNLKQITDKLNAEFASDIRKLIFWYDASAEFSSDIDAIELENAQVLKQERDNQFKIKYFLEREDTSTNYLLYAPFPKPALKDNHLADTIRYSKEFFADRASLLAVDLGIDEKYKPVLQHYIKFFGSKERTQKFYELEIENFSKSIIETALMGVLCKTKIVSFEEIVRTVITDGDLEDNKYLAEFNKFDLLQPFWKMCEETFGYTDVSPTLSKMVYTLFATYTSKVIRIELPQAWKNYCAHKSGNIIAFLDSLMNSLIYKENFDALSDLVYSTLNGDAIFDKLNVNDYTELELFKKTDVFILKWMIDRLEGEDTAAKLNGHSIPELCKMRRKMHFGQMYYPHYYILENAYHIIMSSRFEPQKSSLDIWKSYVAKDYIVDQKYRYFYYHYDQLTSNSPYENVRDLVENIYTNRYLDPLSVAWNRSFLECKGDTGLIKQHEFYNKFIRHAKERIVVIISDALRFEVGQTLLKKLMSDEKCNASMNMMQSVLPSYTRFGMSALLPHKELTMSEDFKVLVDGKICDDLKTREQLLQSAVLNSRTVQFDDIKTMKIADLKEIFTGQDVVYVYHNQIDARGDKLNTENEVFSACEEAINEIHTMIKRLTSANNTRFIITADHGFIYKRDKLAESDKIGGFDKKDAFVGRRYVIANEAVAAEGIGSVTLGDILGNHDERVISVPIGSDIFKVAGGGQNFVHGGSSLQEMLIPVIDVKTSKAHTETKSVSIALVSLIHKITNLTTNLDFIQTEAVSDVNKETTYKVYFISGDNEKISNDNMYVADKKDEDASKRVFRLKFTFKNKKYDKSRKYYLVAYDEKNALEVLRHEVQMDLAFADDFGFNL
- a CDS encoding IS110 family RNA-guided transposase, giving the protein MSQFLNDFVVGIDVSSEFSVVAMIAPSGELIRKPFRIDHNPAGFNKLLEILKKEEERLKRKPIYFVESTGIFHLPLFFFLRSNDLKGFVLNPLCVHSTKNFDIRKVKNDNKDAEAIARLAKYQDVKFSMMPEPQILALRMMVREYYSRCDMLTEMKNRLCTDLYLLFPGFLDVFSNPFGKTALAVLSAYPSPKDVLNADPQQLLELISKSGRKGEKWSAKKALQLLETAQLSLSMPNEFALLDSKIRFHLDGIDSFKKCLNAIESQLHTIIDSSDFPDTARKHIELLDQMPGVGFISAVTLIAEINDFSLFKSPKAFTAFFGIDPSVNQSGKFTGDRNRISKRGTRIGRRVLFTMALSSIRTTRNGDSINPILRDYYLKKCVSKKKKVALIAVMHKLLHYIFAVLRDLKPFEFRSPQEHQAWRNNKLQTAPKHVA